One Panicum virgatum strain AP13 chromosome 3N, P.virgatum_v5, whole genome shotgun sequence DNA segment encodes these proteins:
- the LOC120665144 gene encoding WRKY transcription factor 22-like, with product MAMASSAPACAASDLVAKGRESAAILQALLVGQQPVVGAVATPHGLQELTEQILLCCDRALAALRSGTAEGAAAGGGTRKRKPERVYGQSAPPATSSKRTRGERGTRTEKRRTMEDGFIWRKYGQKEIHGSKYPRLYFRCTYKDDHGCTARRQVQRSEADPSVFLITYFGDHTCCRGDDEPLAPFVINFGSSSSDGQPSRSSPWPSCDDDGPVVCRSPDLCNSPEEELRSGMADNESEFIDQSTSVPEPTSMSPMDGCLDWTLCDGESSFDIGEFVGQDFDYFGLL from the exons ATGGCAATGGCCAGCAGCGCTCCAGCTTGTGCGGCGTCGGACCTTGTTGCCAAGGGCAGGGAATCGGCAGCTATTCTGCAGGCCCTGCTCGTCGGCCAGCAGCCGGTGGTTGGCGCAGTCGCAACGCCCCACGGCCTCCAGGAACTCACAGAACAGATCCTCCTCTGCTGCgaccgcgcgctcgccgcgctgcgCAGTGGCACGGCGGagggcgccgctgccggcggcggtACCAGGAAGCGCAAGCCGGAGCGTGTTTACGGCCAGTCTGCTCCTCCTGCGACGAGCTCCAAAAGGACGAG GGGAGAGAGGGGAACAAGAACTGAGAAGAGACGGACAATGGAGGACGGCTTCATCTGGAGGAAGTATGGCCAGAAGGAAATCCACGGCAGCAAGTACCCGAG GCTCTACTTCCGCTGCACCTACAAGGACGACCACGGCTGCACAGCCAGGCGGCAGGTGCAGAGGTCGGAGGCCGACCCCTCCGTCTTCCTCATCACCTACTTCGGTGACCACACCTGCTGCCGTGGCGACGACGAGCCTCTGGCGCCGTTCGTCATCAACTTCGGTTCCAGCAGTAGCGACGGACAGCCTAGCCGCAGTTCGCCGTGGCCTTCTTGTGACGACGACGGTCCGGTGGTCTGTAGGTCACCGGATTTGTGCAATTCGCCGGAAGAGGAGCTGCGATCAGGCATGGCGGACAACGAGTCTGAGTTCATCGACCAGTCAACATCTGTGCCGGAGCCGACGAGTATGAGCCCGATGGATGGGTGCTTGGATTGGACGCTTTGCGATGGGGAGAGCTCGTTTGACATCGGCGAATTCGTCGGACAAGACTTCGATTACTTTGGCCTGCTTTAA
- the LOC120665145 gene encoding probable WRKY transcription factor 62, protein MDAAIQELRRGTRLADLLMQQVELIPELERRHAAVANVGEISTAMESSLSLLQSEMERPPSPEVGAVAMAAYSSDGSIGERNGAVASARRVRHRRGRDGAELPMKEILTEAPENDRFHWRKYGEKKILKAEYPRLYYKCGYSDDHKCPAKKYVQQQSNNGPTPLFMVTLINKHTCETLFPDEPSSSSTSASQVLDFTKASLSPPPVMAAAAPGLKKEEEDSMSVSMHSYPYDEYLSSSFPMMSPDGDYQVKFSPGPGPGW, encoded by the exons ATGGACGCGGCGATCCAGGAGCTCAGGAGGGGAACCAGGCTGGCGGATCTGCTCATGCAGCAGGTGGAGCTCATCCCGGAGCTTGAACGACGCCACGCAGCGGTGGCCAACGTGGGCGAGATATCCACGGCGATGGAGTCGTCGCTCTCCCTCCTCCAGTCTGAGATGGAGCGGCCCCCCTCCCCCGAGGTCGGGGCGGTGGCCATGGCTGCCTACTCCTCCGATGGAAGCATCGGTGAAAGAAATGGCGCCGTCGCCAGTGCCAGAAGGGTGAGGCACCGGCGAGGCAGGGATGGAGCTGAGCTCCCAAT GAAGGAGATATTGACTGAGGCACCAGAAAACGATCGTTTCCACTGGAGGAAATATGGTGAGAAGAAGATCCTCAAGGCTGAATATCCAAG GTTATACTATAAATGCGGTTACAGTGATGACCACAAGTGCCCAGCAAAGAAATACGTTCAGCAGCAAAGCAACAACGGCCCTACTCCACTTTTCATGGTCACCCTGATCAACAAGCATACGTGCGAGACTTTGTTCCCGGACGAGCCCAGCTCAAGCAGCACTAGTGCTTCGCAGGTTCTCGACTTTACAAAGGCATCGCTTTCTCCTCCTCCAGTaatggccgccgctgccccagGGCTGaagaaagaggaagaagacagcaTGTCTGTGTCTATGCACAGCTACCCGTATGATGAGTACCTGTCATCTTCATTTCCAATGATGTCGCCAGATGGAGATTATCAGGTCAAATTTTCCCCGGGGCCCGGGCCCGGGTGGTAG